A window of the Besnoitia besnoiti strain Bb-Ger1 chromosome VI, whole genome shotgun sequence genome harbors these coding sequences:
- a CDS encoding microneme protein MIC17B (encoded by transcript BESB_064610) — protein sequence MRFSRADLPPWLTLFIATAALSLPRVTEAIRHQGLRTQAAGAHSFVETQVTSAGCVTRGRQYRSFMVSELNDISDFSGCQKVCNQHPQCVWFTYLTDTKRCILHSHKPREGVENVNAVAGPKRCPICVIEGYDFKGEPSLVDRGQPGVNTLSACEAACQAEQSCHYFLFDKGRHCYFKVRDNALLALHPDQNYAAGPKTCAAHWCIMPNTDYPKNDIGKEVSTPTAAECQKKCLNDERCEYFSWDSGSKLCYHKAGSQVPNSKVRKDGVFSGPKHCGLPTTVVAEQTKYTGDEVATHRRSEVGTFAACQLSCWENNKCAFFHFNNEGCTLSGLGAVPQTDSSSRGGSVTPE from the coding sequence ATGCGTTTTTCCAGGGCGGACCTGCCTCCGTGGCTCACTCTTTTTATTGCCACTGCAGCGCTGAGTCTGCCCAGAGTTACGGAGGCGATTCGGCACCAAGGGCTGCGGACACAAGCGGCCGGTGCCCATTCCTTTGTCGAAACTCAGGTAACATCTGCCGGCTGTGTTACCAGAGGCAGGCAGTACCGTAGCTTCATGGTGAGCGAATTGAACGACATCAGTGACTTCAGCGGTTGCCAAAAGGTGTGCAACCAGCATCCGCAGTGCGTGTGGTTCACTTACTTGACCGACACCAAACGATGCATCCTCCACTCACACAAACCGCGGGAAGGCGTGGAGAACGTGAACGCTGTGGCTGGTCCGAAGCGTTGCCCTATCTGTGTCATCGAGGGGTATGATTTCAAGGGAGAGCCAAGCCTTGTGGACCGAGGGCAGCCTGGCGTGAACACCCtcagcgcgtgcgaggcggcCTGCCAGGCCGAGCAGTCTTGTCACTACTTTCTTTTTGATAAAGGCAGGCATTGCTATTTCAAGGTTAGAGATAatgcgctgctcgcgctccATCCTGATCAGAACTACGCAGCCGGTCCTAAAACGTGCGCGGCCCACTGGTGCATCATGCCTAACACTGACTACCCCAAGAACGATATTGGAAAGGAGGTGTCGACGCCAACGGCGGCAGAGTGTCAAAAGAAATGCCTCAACGACGAGCGGTGCGAGTACTTCTCGTGGGATTCCGGCTCCAAGTTGTGTTATCACAAAGCAGGGTCTCAGGTTCCAAACAGCAAGGTTAGGAAGGATGGTGTATTCTCGGGGCCGAAACATTGTGGGTTGCCGACGACTGTGGTCGCGGAGCAGACGAAGTACACAGGAGATGAGGTCGCTACGCATCGGCGGTCGGAAGTGGGCACCTTTGCTGCGTGTCAACTGAGTTGTTGGGAAAACAACAAATGCGCCTTTTTCCATTTCAACAACGAGGGGTGTACCCTGTCAGGCTTGGGGGCTGTGCCGCAGACTGACTCGTCGTCGAGAGGAGGGAGCGTCACACCTGAGTGA
- a CDS encoding microneme protein MIC17A (encoded by transcript BESB_064620): MRFSRADLPPWLTLFIATAALSLPRVTEAIRHQGLRTQAAGAHSFVETQVTSAGCVTRGRQYRSFMVSELNDISDFSGCQKVCNQHPQCVWFTYLTDTKRCILHSHKPREGVENVNAVAGPKRCPICVIEGYDFKGEPNLSERGQPGVNTFSACEAACQAEQACHYFLFDKQQKLCHIKTREQALLALHPNNKLTAGTKTCAAHWCIMPNTDYPKNDIGKEVSTPTAAECQKKCLNDERCEYFSWDSGSSMCHHKAGSQVPNSKVRKDGVFSGPKHCGLPTTVVAEQTKYTGDEVATHPRSEVGTFAACQLSCWENNKCAFFHFNNEGCTLSGLGAVPQTDSSSRGGSVTPE; this comes from the coding sequence ATGCGTTTTTCCAGGGCGGACCTGCCTCCGTGGCTCACTCTTTTTATTGCCACTGCAGCGCTGAGTCTGCCCAGAGTTACGGAGGCGATTCGGCACCAAGGGCTGCGGACACAAGCGGCCGGTGCCCATTCCTTTGTCGAAACTCAGGTAACATCTGCCGGCTGTGTTACCAGAGGCAGGCAGTACCGTAGCTTCATGGTGAGCGAATTGAACGACATCAGTGACTTCAGCGGTTGCCAAAAGGTGTGCAACCAGCATCCGCAGTGCGTGTGGTTCACTTACTTGACCGACACCAAACGATGCATCCTCCACTCACACAAACCGCGGGAAGGCGTGGAGAACGTGAACGCTGTGGCTGGTCCGAAGCGTTGCCCTATCTGTGTCATCGAGGGGTATGATTTCAAGGGAGAGCCAAACCTTTCGGAGCGAGGGCAGCCTGGTGTGAACACTTTCAGCGCGTGTGAGGCGGCCTGCCAGGCCGAACAAGCTTGTCACTACTTTCTTTTCGATAAACAGCAGAAGTTATGCCATATCAAGACTAGAGAGCAGGCTCTGCTGGCACTGCATCCTAATAACAAGTTGACAGCCGGTACCAAGACATGTGCGGCCCACTGGTGCATCATGCCTAACACTGACTACCCCAAGAACGATATTGGAAAGGAGGTGTCGACGCCAACGGCGGCAGAGTGTCAAAAGAAATGCCTCAACGACGAGCGGTGCGAGTACTTCTCGTGGGATTCCGGCTCCAGCATGTGTCATCACAAAGCAGGGTCTCAGGTTCCAAACAGCAAGGTTAGGAAGGATGGTGTATTCTCGGGGCCGAAACATTGTGGGTTGCCGACGACTGTGGTCGCGGAGCAGACGAAGTACACAGGAGATGAGGTCGCTACGCATCCACGGTCGGAAGTGGGCACCTTTGCTGCGTGTCAACTGAGTTGTTGGGAAAACAACAAATGCGCCTTTTTCCATTTCAACAACGAGGGGTGTACCCTGTCAGGCTTGGGGGCTGTGCCGCAGACTGACTCGTCGTCGAGAGGAGGGAGCGTCACACCTGAGTGA